In a single window of the Pongo abelii isolate AG06213 chromosome 1, NHGRI_mPonAbe1-v2.0_pri, whole genome shotgun sequence genome:
- the METTL25B gene encoding methyltransferase-like protein 25B isoform X5, protein MPGISARGLSHEGRRQLAVNLTRVLALYRSILDAYIIEFFTDNLWDTLPCSWQEALDGLKPPQLATMLLGMPGEGEVVRYRSVWPLTLLALKSTACALAFTRTPGFQTPSEFLENPSQSSRLTAPFRKHVRPKKQHEIRRLGELVKKLSDFTGCTQVVDVGSGQGHLSRFMALGLGLMVKSIEGDQRLVERAQRLDQELLQALEKEEKRNPQICAAGATASGARSPAATESGCPSGPPGPGEPCGGLLQPGSTACPTGGDAYSTGPAAVPSGTGPFSQVSMLSSCPSSVLNSLPETWFWWPPRCPWVRLFQFWRLKTADAA, encoded by the exons ATGCCGGGCATCTCCGCCCGAGGCCTCTCTCATGAGGGGAGGAGGCAGCTAGCTGTTAACCTCACCCGTGTCCTGGCGCTCTACCGTTCCATCTTGGATGCCTACATCATC GAATTTTTCACAGACAACCTATGGGACACACTCCCTTGCTCATGGCAGGAAGCATTGGATGGACTGaaaccaccacagctggccacaATGCTGCTGGGGATGCCTGGGGAAGGGGAGGTCGTCAG GTACAGGTCAGTGTGGCCACTCACCCTGCTGGCCCTGAAGTCCACGGCCTGTGCCCTGGCCTTTACCCGGACGCCTGGCTTTCAGACCCCCTCAGAATTCCTGGAGAACCCCAGCCAGAGCTCCCGACTAACAGCTCCATTCCGGAAACATGTCAGGCCCAAGAAGCAGCATGAGATCCGGAGGCTGGGAGAG TTGGTGAAGAAGCTGAGTGATTTCACAGGCTGCACCCAGGTTGTAGACGTGGGCTCAGGCCAG GGCCATCTCTCCCGCTTCATGGCTCTTGGCCTGGGGTTGATGGTGAAGAGCATCGAAGGGGATCAGAGACTGGTAGAGAGAGCCCAGCGCCTGGACCAGGAGCTTCTGCAGGCtctggagaaagaggagaagaggaacCCGCAG ATATGTGCAGCAGGGGCTACAGCGAGTGGGGCTAGATCCCCAGCTGCCACTGAATCTGGCTGCCCTTCAGGCCCACCTGGCCCAGGAGAACCGTGTGGTGGCCTTCTTCAGCCTGGCTCTACTGCTTGCCCCACTGGTGGAGACGCTTATTCTACTGGACCGGCTGCTGTACCTTCAGGAACAGG CCCTTTCTCCCAGGTTTCCATGCTGAGCTCCTGCCCATCTTCAGTCCTGAACTCTCTCCCAGAAACCTGGTTCTGGTGGCCACCAAGATGCCCCTGGGTCAGGCTCTTTCAGTTCTGGAGATTGAAGACAGCTGATGCAGCCTGA
- the METTL25B gene encoding methyltransferase-like protein 25B isoform X1, which translates to MPGISARGLSHEGRRQLAVNLTRVLALYRSILDAYIIEFFTDNLWDTLPCSWQEALDGLKPPQLATMLLGMPGEGEVVRYRSVWPLTLLALKSTACALAFTRTPGFQTPSEFLENPSQSSRLTAPFRKHVRPKKQHEIRRLGELVKKLSDFTGCTQVVDVGSGQGHLSRFMALGLGLMVKSIEGDQRLVERAQRLDQELLQALEKEEKRNPQVVQTSPRHSPHHVVRWVDPAALCDELLLPLENPCQGRARLLLTGLHTCGDLSVALLRHFSCCPAVVALASVGCCYMKLSDPGGYPLSQWVAGLPGYELPYRLREGACHALEEYAERLQKAGPGLRTHCYRAALETVIRRARPELRRPGVQGIPRVHELKIEEYVQQGLQRVGLDPQLPLNLAALQAHLAQENRVVAFFSLALLLAPLVETLILLDRLLYLQEQGFHAELLPIFSPELSPRNLVLVATKMPLGQALSVLEIEDS; encoded by the exons ATGCCGGGCATCTCCGCCCGAGGCCTCTCTCATGAGGGGAGGAGGCAGCTAGCTGTTAACCTCACCCGTGTCCTGGCGCTCTACCGTTCCATCTTGGATGCCTACATCATC GAATTTTTCACAGACAACCTATGGGACACACTCCCTTGCTCATGGCAGGAAGCATTGGATGGACTGaaaccaccacagctggccacaATGCTGCTGGGGATGCCTGGGGAAGGGGAGGTCGTCAG GTACAGGTCAGTGTGGCCACTCACCCTGCTGGCCCTGAAGTCCACGGCCTGTGCCCTGGCCTTTACCCGGACGCCTGGCTTTCAGACCCCCTCAGAATTCCTGGAGAACCCCAGCCAGAGCTCCCGACTAACAGCTCCATTCCGGAAACATGTCAGGCCCAAGAAGCAGCATGAGATCCGGAGGCTGGGAGAG TTGGTGAAGAAGCTGAGTGATTTCACAGGCTGCACCCAGGTTGTAGACGTGGGCTCAGGCCAG GGCCATCTCTCCCGCTTCATGGCTCTTGGCCTGGGGTTGATGGTGAAGAGCATCGAAGGGGATCAGAGACTGGTAGAGAGAGCCCAGCGCCTGGACCAGGAGCTTCTGCAGGCtctggagaaagaggagaagaggaacCCGCAG GTGGTCCAAACCAGCCCTCGTCACTCCCCACACCACGTGGTTAGGTGGGTAGACCCCGCAGCCCTGTGTGACGAGCTTCTGCTTCCACTGGAGAACCCGTGTCAGGGCAGGGCCCGCTTGCTGCTCACAGGCCTCCACACCTGTGGGGATCTGAGTGTTGCTTTGCTGAGACACTTCTCCTGCTGTCCTGCGGTGGTGGCCCTGGCCTCAGTGGGCTGCTGCTACATGAAGCTGAGTGACCCTGGCGGCTACCCACTGAGTCAGTGGGTGGCTGGGCTGCCTGGCTATGAACTGCCCTACCGGCTTCGGGAGGGGGCCTGCCATGCCCTGGAGGAATATGCTGAGCGGCTACAGAAAGCTGGCCCTGGCCTCCGAACTCACTGCTACCGTGCAGCACTGGAGACAGTCATCCGACGGGCCCGGCCTGAGCTCCGTCGGCCAGGCGTGCAGGGTATCCCCAGGGTCCACGAGCTCAAGATTGAAGA ATATGTGCAGCAGGGGCTACAGCGAGTGGGGCTAGATCCCCAGCTGCCACTGAATCTGGCTGCCCTTCAGGCCCACCTGGCCCAGGAGAACCGTGTGGTGGCCTTCTTCAGCCTGGCTCTACTGCTTGCCCCACTGGTGGAGACGCTTATTCTACTGGACCGGCTGCTGTACCTTCAGGAACAGG GTTTCCATGCTGAGCTCCTGCCCATCTTCAGTCCTGAACTCTCTCCCAGAAACCTGGTTCTGGTGGCCACCAAGATGCCCCTGGGTCAGGCTCTTTCAGTTCTGGAGATTGAAGACAGCTGA
- the METTL25B gene encoding methyltransferase-like protein 25B isoform X2: MWQCWEEAGNEEFFTDNLWDTLPCSWQEALDGLKPPQLATMLLGMPGEGEVVRYRSVWPLTLLALKSTACALAFTRTPGFQTPSEFLENPSQSSRLTAPFRKHVRPKKQHEIRRLGELVKKLSDFTGCTQVVDVGSGQGHLSRFMALGLGLMVKSIEGDQRLVERAQRLDQELLQALEKEEKRNPQVVQTSPRHSPHHVVRWVDPAALCDELLLPLENPCQGRARLLLTGLHTCGDLSVALLRHFSCCPAVVALASVGCCYMKLSDPGGYPLSQWVAGLPGYELPYRLREGACHALEEYAERLQKAGPGLRTHCYRAALETVIRRARPELRRPGVQGIPRVHELKIEEYVQQGLQRVGLDPQLPLNLAALQAHLAQENRVVAFFSLALLLAPLVETLILLDRLLYLQEQGFHAELLPIFSPELSPRNLVLVATKMPLGQALSVLEIEDS, from the exons ATGTGGCAGTGCTGGGAAGAGGCAGGCAATGAG GAATTTTTCACAGACAACCTATGGGACACACTCCCTTGCTCATGGCAGGAAGCATTGGATGGACTGaaaccaccacagctggccacaATGCTGCTGGGGATGCCTGGGGAAGGGGAGGTCGTCAG GTACAGGTCAGTGTGGCCACTCACCCTGCTGGCCCTGAAGTCCACGGCCTGTGCCCTGGCCTTTACCCGGACGCCTGGCTTTCAGACCCCCTCAGAATTCCTGGAGAACCCCAGCCAGAGCTCCCGACTAACAGCTCCATTCCGGAAACATGTCAGGCCCAAGAAGCAGCATGAGATCCGGAGGCTGGGAGAG TTGGTGAAGAAGCTGAGTGATTTCACAGGCTGCACCCAGGTTGTAGACGTGGGCTCAGGCCAG GGCCATCTCTCCCGCTTCATGGCTCTTGGCCTGGGGTTGATGGTGAAGAGCATCGAAGGGGATCAGAGACTGGTAGAGAGAGCCCAGCGCCTGGACCAGGAGCTTCTGCAGGCtctggagaaagaggagaagaggaacCCGCAG GTGGTCCAAACCAGCCCTCGTCACTCCCCACACCACGTGGTTAGGTGGGTAGACCCCGCAGCCCTGTGTGACGAGCTTCTGCTTCCACTGGAGAACCCGTGTCAGGGCAGGGCCCGCTTGCTGCTCACAGGCCTCCACACCTGTGGGGATCTGAGTGTTGCTTTGCTGAGACACTTCTCCTGCTGTCCTGCGGTGGTGGCCCTGGCCTCAGTGGGCTGCTGCTACATGAAGCTGAGTGACCCTGGCGGCTACCCACTGAGTCAGTGGGTGGCTGGGCTGCCTGGCTATGAACTGCCCTACCGGCTTCGGGAGGGGGCCTGCCATGCCCTGGAGGAATATGCTGAGCGGCTACAGAAAGCTGGCCCTGGCCTCCGAACTCACTGCTACCGTGCAGCACTGGAGACAGTCATCCGACGGGCCCGGCCTGAGCTCCGTCGGCCAGGCGTGCAGGGTATCCCCAGGGTCCACGAGCTCAAGATTGAAGA ATATGTGCAGCAGGGGCTACAGCGAGTGGGGCTAGATCCCCAGCTGCCACTGAATCTGGCTGCCCTTCAGGCCCACCTGGCCCAGGAGAACCGTGTGGTGGCCTTCTTCAGCCTGGCTCTACTGCTTGCCCCACTGGTGGAGACGCTTATTCTACTGGACCGGCTGCTGTACCTTCAGGAACAGG GTTTCCATGCTGAGCTCCTGCCCATCTTCAGTCCTGAACTCTCTCCCAGAAACCTGGTTCTGGTGGCCACCAAGATGCCCCTGGGTCAGGCTCTTTCAGTTCTGGAGATTGAAGACAGCTGA
- the METTL25B gene encoding methyltransferase-like protein 25B isoform X6, which translates to MPGISARGLSHEGRRQLAVNLTRVLALYRSILDAYIIEFFTDNLWDTLPCSWQEALDGLKPPQLATMLLGMPGEGEVVRYRSVWPLTLLALKSTACALAFTRTPGFQTPSEFLENPSQSSRLTAPFRKHVRPKKQHEIRRLGELVKKLSDFTGCTQVVDVGSGQGHLSRFMALGLGLMVKSIEGDQRLVERAQRLDQELLQALEKEEKRNPQICAAGATASGARSPAATESGCPSGPPGPGEPCGGLLQPGSTACPTGGDAYSTGPAAVPSGTGFPC; encoded by the exons ATGCCGGGCATCTCCGCCCGAGGCCTCTCTCATGAGGGGAGGAGGCAGCTAGCTGTTAACCTCACCCGTGTCCTGGCGCTCTACCGTTCCATCTTGGATGCCTACATCATC GAATTTTTCACAGACAACCTATGGGACACACTCCCTTGCTCATGGCAGGAAGCATTGGATGGACTGaaaccaccacagctggccacaATGCTGCTGGGGATGCCTGGGGAAGGGGAGGTCGTCAG GTACAGGTCAGTGTGGCCACTCACCCTGCTGGCCCTGAAGTCCACGGCCTGTGCCCTGGCCTTTACCCGGACGCCTGGCTTTCAGACCCCCTCAGAATTCCTGGAGAACCCCAGCCAGAGCTCCCGACTAACAGCTCCATTCCGGAAACATGTCAGGCCCAAGAAGCAGCATGAGATCCGGAGGCTGGGAGAG TTGGTGAAGAAGCTGAGTGATTTCACAGGCTGCACCCAGGTTGTAGACGTGGGCTCAGGCCAG GGCCATCTCTCCCGCTTCATGGCTCTTGGCCTGGGGTTGATGGTGAAGAGCATCGAAGGGGATCAGAGACTGGTAGAGAGAGCCCAGCGCCTGGACCAGGAGCTTCTGCAGGCtctggagaaagaggagaagaggaacCCGCAG ATATGTGCAGCAGGGGCTACAGCGAGTGGGGCTAGATCCCCAGCTGCCACTGAATCTGGCTGCCCTTCAGGCCCACCTGGCCCAGGAGAACCGTGTGGTGGCCTTCTTCAGCCTGGCTCTACTGCTTGCCCCACTGGTGGAGACGCTTATTCTACTGGACCGGCTGCTGTACCTTCAGGAACAGG GTTTCCATGCTGA
- the METTL25B gene encoding methyltransferase-like protein 25B isoform X3 — protein MPGISARGLSHEGRRQLAVNLTRVLALYRSILDAYIIEFFTDNLWDTLPCSWQEALDGLKPPQLATMLLGMPGEGEVVRYRSVWPLTLLALKSTACALAFTRTPGFQTPSEFLENPSQSSRLTAPFRKHVRPKKQHEIRRLGELVKKLSDFTGCTQVVDVGSGQGHLSRFMALGLGLMVKSIEGDQRLVERAQRLDQELLQALEKEEKRNPQVVQTSPRHSPHHVVRWVDPAALCDELLLPLENPCQGRARLLLTGLHTCGDLSVALLRHFSCCPAVVALASVGCCYMKLSDPGGYPLSQWVAGLPGYELPYRLREGACHALEEYAERLQKAGPGLRTHCYRAALETVIRRARPELRRPGVQGIPRVHELKIEEYVQQGLQRVGLDPQLPLNLAALQAHLAQENRVVAFFSLALLLAPLVETLILLDRLLYLQEQALSPRFPC, from the exons ATGCCGGGCATCTCCGCCCGAGGCCTCTCTCATGAGGGGAGGAGGCAGCTAGCTGTTAACCTCACCCGTGTCCTGGCGCTCTACCGTTCCATCTTGGATGCCTACATCATC GAATTTTTCACAGACAACCTATGGGACACACTCCCTTGCTCATGGCAGGAAGCATTGGATGGACTGaaaccaccacagctggccacaATGCTGCTGGGGATGCCTGGGGAAGGGGAGGTCGTCAG GTACAGGTCAGTGTGGCCACTCACCCTGCTGGCCCTGAAGTCCACGGCCTGTGCCCTGGCCTTTACCCGGACGCCTGGCTTTCAGACCCCCTCAGAATTCCTGGAGAACCCCAGCCAGAGCTCCCGACTAACAGCTCCATTCCGGAAACATGTCAGGCCCAAGAAGCAGCATGAGATCCGGAGGCTGGGAGAG TTGGTGAAGAAGCTGAGTGATTTCACAGGCTGCACCCAGGTTGTAGACGTGGGCTCAGGCCAG GGCCATCTCTCCCGCTTCATGGCTCTTGGCCTGGGGTTGATGGTGAAGAGCATCGAAGGGGATCAGAGACTGGTAGAGAGAGCCCAGCGCCTGGACCAGGAGCTTCTGCAGGCtctggagaaagaggagaagaggaacCCGCAG GTGGTCCAAACCAGCCCTCGTCACTCCCCACACCACGTGGTTAGGTGGGTAGACCCCGCAGCCCTGTGTGACGAGCTTCTGCTTCCACTGGAGAACCCGTGTCAGGGCAGGGCCCGCTTGCTGCTCACAGGCCTCCACACCTGTGGGGATCTGAGTGTTGCTTTGCTGAGACACTTCTCCTGCTGTCCTGCGGTGGTGGCCCTGGCCTCAGTGGGCTGCTGCTACATGAAGCTGAGTGACCCTGGCGGCTACCCACTGAGTCAGTGGGTGGCTGGGCTGCCTGGCTATGAACTGCCCTACCGGCTTCGGGAGGGGGCCTGCCATGCCCTGGAGGAATATGCTGAGCGGCTACAGAAAGCTGGCCCTGGCCTCCGAACTCACTGCTACCGTGCAGCACTGGAGACAGTCATCCGACGGGCCCGGCCTGAGCTCCGTCGGCCAGGCGTGCAGGGTATCCCCAGGGTCCACGAGCTCAAGATTGAAGA ATATGTGCAGCAGGGGCTACAGCGAGTGGGGCTAGATCCCCAGCTGCCACTGAATCTGGCTGCCCTTCAGGCCCACCTGGCCCAGGAGAACCGTGTGGTGGCCTTCTTCAGCCTGGCTCTACTGCTTGCCCCACTGGTGGAGACGCTTATTCTACTGGACCGGCTGCTGTACCTTCAGGAACAGG CCCTTTCTCCCAGGTTTCCATGCTGA
- the METTL25B gene encoding methyltransferase-like protein 25B isoform X4, with amino-acid sequence MWQCWEEAGNEEFFTDNLWDTLPCSWQEALDGLKPPQLATMLLGMPGEGEVVRYRSVWPLTLLALKSTACALAFTRTPGFQTPSEFLENPSQSSRLTAPFRKHVRPKKQHEIRRLGELVKKLSDFTGCTQVVDVGSGQGHLSRFMALGLGLMVKSIEGDQRLVERAQRLDQELLQALEKEEKRNPQVVQTSPRHSPHHVVRWVDPAALCDELLLPLENPCQGRARLLLTGLHTCGDLSVALLRHFSCCPAVVALASVGCCYMKLSDPGGYPLSQWVAGLPGYELPYRLREGACHALEEYAERLQKAGPGLRTHCYRAALETVIRRARPELRRPGVQGIPRVHELKIEEYVQQGLQRVGLDPQLPLNLAALQAHLAQENRVVAFFSLALLLAPLVETLILLDRLLYLQEQALSPRFPC; translated from the exons ATGTGGCAGTGCTGGGAAGAGGCAGGCAATGAG GAATTTTTCACAGACAACCTATGGGACACACTCCCTTGCTCATGGCAGGAAGCATTGGATGGACTGaaaccaccacagctggccacaATGCTGCTGGGGATGCCTGGGGAAGGGGAGGTCGTCAG GTACAGGTCAGTGTGGCCACTCACCCTGCTGGCCCTGAAGTCCACGGCCTGTGCCCTGGCCTTTACCCGGACGCCTGGCTTTCAGACCCCCTCAGAATTCCTGGAGAACCCCAGCCAGAGCTCCCGACTAACAGCTCCATTCCGGAAACATGTCAGGCCCAAGAAGCAGCATGAGATCCGGAGGCTGGGAGAG TTGGTGAAGAAGCTGAGTGATTTCACAGGCTGCACCCAGGTTGTAGACGTGGGCTCAGGCCAG GGCCATCTCTCCCGCTTCATGGCTCTTGGCCTGGGGTTGATGGTGAAGAGCATCGAAGGGGATCAGAGACTGGTAGAGAGAGCCCAGCGCCTGGACCAGGAGCTTCTGCAGGCtctggagaaagaggagaagaggaacCCGCAG GTGGTCCAAACCAGCCCTCGTCACTCCCCACACCACGTGGTTAGGTGGGTAGACCCCGCAGCCCTGTGTGACGAGCTTCTGCTTCCACTGGAGAACCCGTGTCAGGGCAGGGCCCGCTTGCTGCTCACAGGCCTCCACACCTGTGGGGATCTGAGTGTTGCTTTGCTGAGACACTTCTCCTGCTGTCCTGCGGTGGTGGCCCTGGCCTCAGTGGGCTGCTGCTACATGAAGCTGAGTGACCCTGGCGGCTACCCACTGAGTCAGTGGGTGGCTGGGCTGCCTGGCTATGAACTGCCCTACCGGCTTCGGGAGGGGGCCTGCCATGCCCTGGAGGAATATGCTGAGCGGCTACAGAAAGCTGGCCCTGGCCTCCGAACTCACTGCTACCGTGCAGCACTGGAGACAGTCATCCGACGGGCCCGGCCTGAGCTCCGTCGGCCAGGCGTGCAGGGTATCCCCAGGGTCCACGAGCTCAAGATTGAAGA ATATGTGCAGCAGGGGCTACAGCGAGTGGGGCTAGATCCCCAGCTGCCACTGAATCTGGCTGCCCTTCAGGCCCACCTGGCCCAGGAGAACCGTGTGGTGGCCTTCTTCAGCCTGGCTCTACTGCTTGCCCCACTGGTGGAGACGCTTATTCTACTGGACCGGCTGCTGTACCTTCAGGAACAGG CCCTTTCTCCCAGGTTTCCATGCTGA